A region from the Chelmon rostratus isolate fCheRos1 chromosome 6, fCheRos1.pri, whole genome shotgun sequence genome encodes:
- the fam174b gene encoding membrane protein FAM174B has translation MATYNLALTFIIAVLWRVSGEPQTLASPATQLNSTSSSSSSSSIISEDELTRNVTDAAVGSRISSLMTHLPTLKNIVIFICVLTAALITCLVVKVVRSGRRIRKTRKYDIITTPAERVEMAPLNEENDDEDDSTLFDVKYR, from the exons ATGGCGACGTACAATCTGGCTTTAACTTTTATTATCGCGGTTCTTTGGCGGGTCAGTGGCGAACCACAAACTCTTGCTTCACCCGCGACGCAGTTAaattcaacatcatcatcatcatcatcatcatccatcatcagcGAAGATGAGCTGACACGCAACGTGACAGATGCCGCCGTGGGATCCCGGATCTCATCTCTAATGACGCATCTCCCAACTCtgaaaaacattgttattttcatCTGCGTGTTAACAGCTGCTCTCATCACATGCCTGGTCGTCAAAGTGGTCAG GTCTGGGAGACGAATCAGGAAAACACGGAAATATGACATTATAACGACACCGGCGGAGCGTGTGGAGATGGCCCCTCTCAATGAGGAGAACGACGATGAGGATGACTCAACCCTCTTTGACGTCAAATACAg gtga